A region from the Kineothrix sp. IPX-CK genome encodes:
- a CDS encoding sn-glycerol-3-phosphate ABC transporter ATP-binding protein UgpC, with the protein MASLSLKNICKVYPNGFEAVKDFSLEITDQEFIIFVGPSGCGKSTTLRMIAGLEDISSGELKIGDRVVNDVEPKDRDIAMVFQNYALYPHMSVYDNMAFGLKLRKVPKDEIDKMVKEAAKILDLTPLLDRKPKALSGGQRQRVAMGRAIVRNPKVFLMDEPLSNLDAKLRVQMRIEIAKLHQRLGTTIIYVTHDQTEAMTLGTRIVVMKDGLIQQVDTPQNLYENPQNLFVAGFMGSPQMNFLDAEVEVKGDVASLKVAGNSIPLPPAKSKKLIEGGYAGKSVTFGIRPEDVYDSEMFIETSKCVFESTIKVYELLGAEVYLYFDLAEFPITARVDSRTTARPGDTVKFAFDVEKIHVFDKETEQVITN; encoded by the coding sequence ATGGCAAGTTTATCATTAAAGAATATCTGTAAAGTATATCCTAACGGATTTGAAGCAGTAAAAGATTTCAGTCTTGAGATTACAGATCAGGAATTCATTATTTTCGTAGGTCCTTCGGGATGTGGTAAATCTACGACACTTCGTATGATCGCAGGTTTGGAGGATATTTCTTCCGGCGAATTGAAAATCGGCGATAGAGTAGTCAATGACGTTGAACCTAAGGACAGAGATATTGCGATGGTATTCCAGAACTACGCTCTGTACCCTCATATGTCAGTTTATGACAATATGGCTTTCGGTCTTAAATTAAGAAAGGTTCCGAAGGATGAAATCGATAAAATGGTTAAAGAGGCAGCTAAGATACTTGACTTAACTCCCCTTCTCGACCGTAAGCCGAAGGCTCTTTCCGGTGGACAGAGACAGCGTGTTGCTATGGGTCGTGCTATCGTTCGTAATCCTAAGGTATTCCTTATGGATGAGCCTCTCTCCAATCTGGATGCAAAGCTTCGTGTACAGATGCGTATCGAGATCGCGAAACTTCATCAGAGACTTGGCACAACCATCATCTACGTTACACATGACCAGACAGAGGCTATGACGCTCGGTACGAGAATCGTAGTTATGAAGGACGGTCTTATTCAACAGGTAGATACACCTCAGAACTTATATGAGAATCCCCAGAACCTTTTCGTAGCAGGATTCATGGGTTCACCTCAGATGAATTTCTTAGATGCGGAAGTTGAAGTAAAAGGCGATGTAGCAAGCCTTAAGGTAGCTGGTAACAGCATTCCTCTTCCTCCGGCAAAATCCAAGAAATTGATCGAAGGCGGTTATGCAGGAAAGAGCGTTACTTTCGGTATTCGTCCGGAAGACGTATATGATTCTGAAATGTTCATAGAGACATCGAAATGCGTATTCGAGTCTACCATTAAGGTATATGAATTGCTCGGCGCAGAAGTTTACTTATACTTTGATTTGGCAGAGTTCCCGATTACTGCCAGAGTAGATTCCCGCACGACAGCAAGACCCGGTGACACGGTTAAATTCGCATTCGACGTTGAGAAGATTCACGTATTTGATAAAGAAACAGAACAGGTTATCACGAACTAG
- a CDS encoding PucR family transcriptional regulator — protein sequence MVSSQIIRTSIEELHAITKVDLGVFDLNGVEVASTFPAENLDAGLITDFATSPADSQVIGSEHLLKIRDEGELMYVLVARGSGDEAYMIGKIAVSQIQNLIVAYKERFDRNNFFQNLLLDNLLLVDIYNRAKKLHVDVTVPRVVLLVETRTERDATASELLTGMFSSQSGDYITAVDESSVILIKSLKNGEGYEEIEQMAYTIVDMMNMEAMLNVRVAYGTIVNELKDVSKSYKEAKMALDVGKIFYVEKRVDAYNTLGIGRLIYQLPVNLCKIFIEEIFKDKTALDFDEETLTTINKFLENNLNVSETSRQLFVHRNTLVYRIEKLEKSTGLDIRTFDDALTFKIALMVVNYMKYLDTLQY from the coding sequence ATGGTATCAAGTCAGATAATCAGGACAAGCATTGAGGAATTGCACGCCATTACAAAGGTGGATTTGGGCGTGTTCGATTTGAATGGAGTAGAGGTGGCATCCACATTCCCGGCGGAAAACCTGGACGCCGGTCTGATAACGGATTTTGCAACATCTCCGGCGGACAGTCAGGTCATCGGAAGCGAACATTTATTGAAAATCAGGGATGAAGGGGAATTGATGTATGTTCTGGTAGCCAGAGGCAGCGGTGATGAAGCATATATGATAGGTAAGATTGCTGTAAGCCAGATACAGAATTTGATTGTGGCATACAAGGAGCGTTTTGATCGTAACAATTTTTTCCAGAATCTTCTGTTGGATAACCTTCTGCTGGTGGATATTTACAATCGGGCAAAGAAGCTCCATGTGGATGTTACCGTACCCAGGGTAGTTCTGTTGGTAGAAACAAGGACGGAGAGGGATGCGACGGCATCGGAGCTATTGACCGGAATGTTTTCCAGCCAGTCGGGAGATTATATCACCGCTGTTGATGAGAGCAGCGTGATTCTCATAAAATCACTGAAAAATGGGGAAGGTTACGAAGAAATAGAGCAGATGGCTTACACGATAGTAGATATGATGAATATGGAAGCCATGCTGAATGTGAGGGTGGCGTACGGAACTATCGTAAACGAGCTTAAGGATGTTTCAAAGTCCTACAAGGAAGCAAAAATGGCGCTGGACGTAGGTAAGATTTTCTACGTGGAAAAGCGGGTAGATGCGTATAACACGTTGGGAATCGGAAGATTGATCTATCAGCTTCCGGTAAATCTGTGCAAGATTTTTATCGAAGAAATATTCAAGGATAAGACTGCTCTGGATTTTGATGAAGAGACGCTTACTACCATCAACAAGTTTTTGGAGAACAATCTGAACGTATCCGAGACTTCGAGGCAGCTGTTCGTTCACCGCAACACGCTGGTATACCGTATTGAGAAGCTGGAAAAGAGTACCGGTCTCGATATCCGTACCTTTGATGATGCGCTTACTTTTAAGATTGCGCTTATGGTAGTAAACTATATGAAATATCTGGACACGCTGCAATATTAA
- a CDS encoding AraC family transcriptional regulator, whose product MAKPKNTITEYRSYYLPLHFPVLLLSGDYWKISDIPSGRLHFHNCLEIGICHSDGGTLEFNGKSLSFQTGDITCIPRNVPHTTYSSPGTESHWSYLFLDPAELFRNLLPSSWNNYDLSAYSFSDYKYIFPKEDYPSIYFLLTGIIKELEMQKPGYQISARGLLLSLYIELYRVQHVEGGFTTRREGEPLPPENSLVIAPALDYIENSYMQQISIDFLAGICHFSPTHFRRVFHEIMAVSPLEHLNNTRIMKACNLLRCTEESVLCISENTGFHSVSSFNRYFFRVFQMSPREYRKQMKLTDAKLEKQSILEYAGWLYPEKTK is encoded by the coding sequence ATGGCAAAGCCGAAAAATACGATAACAGAATACCGCAGCTATTATCTTCCGCTGCACTTTCCCGTTCTGCTTTTGTCGGGAGATTATTGGAAAATTTCGGACATTCCAAGCGGCAGGCTTCACTTCCATAACTGTCTGGAAATTGGCATCTGCCACAGCGACGGCGGCACCTTGGAATTCAATGGTAAATCTCTGTCCTTTCAGACAGGCGATATTACCTGTATTCCGAGAAACGTCCCTCACACCACCTATTCTTCTCCGGGTACGGAGAGCCATTGGTCTTATTTATTTTTGGATCCTGCCGAGCTATTCCGCAATCTGCTTCCAAGCTCTTGGAATAACTACGATTTGTCTGCCTATTCCTTCAGCGACTACAAATACATTTTTCCTAAGGAGGATTATCCCTCCATTTATTTCCTGCTTACGGGAATCATTAAAGAATTAGAAATGCAGAAGCCCGGTTATCAGATCAGCGCCAGGGGCCTGCTCCTATCGCTGTATATAGAACTATACCGCGTTCAACACGTGGAGGGCGGCTTTACTACACGCAGGGAAGGAGAACCCCTTCCTCCTGAAAATTCTCTCGTCATTGCTCCTGCCCTCGACTATATAGAGAATAGCTACATGCAACAGATTTCCATTGACTTTCTTGCGGGCATATGCCATTTCAGTCCTACACACTTTCGGAGGGTTTTCCATGAGATCATGGCTGTTTCTCCCTTGGAACATCTGAATAATACCCGTATCATGAAAGCGTGCAATCTGCTCCGGTGTACGGAAGAATCCGTTCTCTGCATTTCTGAGAATACCGGATTTCATTCTGTGTCCAGCTTTAACAGATACTTTTTCCGGGTTTTTCAAATGTCTCCGAGAGAATACCGCAAGCAGATGAAACTCACAGATGCGAAGCTGGAGAAGCAGTCGATTCTAGAATATGCAGGATGGCTTTATCCCGAAAAGACAAAATGA
- a CDS encoding ABC transporter permease: protein MAKEKKGATDIAIYRKKNFLYFFRRDWQLYALLVIPFLFVIVFKYLPYTGLVISFKDYKVAKGFWDSKWVGFDIFEKVFTHRNFIPSLRNTLLLNILDLIFGFPMPIILALLLNEIRVKWFKKISQTMLYLPHFLSWIIIGALGYQLFGLNSGVINNIAEAMGNNRIPFLQEDTWWLVTYVVIGVWQTMGWGTIIYLAAITSVNAELYEAARVDGAGRFRQCIHVTLPCIRSTIVVLLIMNLGKVMGGSFERVLALSNMKATEYTTTIPVLVYQWGIGSGKFSESTALGLFQSVIGLILVLAADFVAKKLGEDGLL, encoded by the coding sequence ATGGCGAAGGAGAAAAAGGGTGCCACGGACATAGCAATTTATAGAAAAAAGAATTTTCTATATTTCTTTAGAAGAGACTGGCAGCTATATGCGCTGCTCGTTATACCATTCCTCTTTGTAATCGTATTCAAATATCTGCCCTATACGGGACTTGTAATTTCCTTCAAGGATTATAAGGTGGCGAAAGGCTTTTGGGATAGTAAGTGGGTGGGATTCGATATTTTTGAAAAAGTATTCACTCACAGAAATTTTATTCCTTCTCTTCGAAATACGCTCCTTTTAAATATACTGGATTTGATATTCGGCTTTCCCATGCCGATTATACTGGCTCTTTTGTTAAACGAAATCAGGGTGAAGTGGTTTAAGAAAATATCTCAGACTATGCTGTATCTGCCTCATTTCCTTTCATGGATCATCATCGGAGCGCTGGGGTACCAGCTATTCGGTTTAAACAGCGGTGTGATCAACAATATTGCCGAAGCTATGGGAAATAACCGGATTCCCTTTCTCCAGGAGGACACTTGGTGGCTGGTTACCTATGTAGTCATTGGTGTATGGCAGACGATGGGCTGGGGAACGATTATCTATCTGGCGGCGATTACTTCGGTAAATGCGGAATTATACGAAGCGGCGAGGGTGGACGGTGCCGGCAGATTCAGGCAGTGTATACACGTTACGCTTCCCTGTATTCGCAGCACTATCGTGGTACTACTCATCATGAATCTGGGCAAGGTGATGGGCGGTTCCTTCGAAAGGGTGCTGGCGCTGTCGAATATGAAAGCGACGGAATATACTACGACGATTCCCGTACTCGTTTATCAGTGGGGTATCGGCAGCGGCAAATTCAGTGAATCCACAGCACTTGGCCTGTTCCAGTCCGTAATCGGACTTATACTGGTACTGGCAGCCGACTTCGTAGCTAAAAAGCTTGGCGAAGACGGATTGTTATAG
- a CDS encoding carbohydrate ABC transporter permease → MSELAIVAKNKTPWTKTRIVNRAFDILFYAIIAAVSLTCLLPFIHVFSKSISEEAYVIANKVLLLPKGFSLNAYQKIFSDASIIRSLFVTVVMTLSFTAIGMFLTVCSAYVLSRQQLKGRKLLTFLLMVTMYFTAGIIPDYMLMSSLKILDTWWCLILPLTFSAYNFLIMKNYFQNSIPDSVVESAFIDGASHVKILTRIVLPLSKPILATIALFFAVGRWNAYQDALFYIKQKTDLRPLQLKLYYLIISATESLQSEGGAVGQLTNPEVIKAACVIFATIPIVVVYPFLQKYFVQGTMIGAVKG, encoded by the coding sequence ATGAGCGAACTGGCTATCGTGGCAAAGAACAAAACGCCATGGACGAAAACCAGAATTGTGAATCGAGCATTCGACATATTGTTTTATGCGATTATCGCGGCGGTGAGCCTTACCTGTCTGCTCCCCTTTATCCATGTGTTTTCCAAGTCAATCAGCGAAGAAGCATATGTCATTGCGAATAAAGTGTTGCTTTTGCCAAAGGGGTTCAGCTTAAATGCTTATCAGAAAATATTCTCGGATGCGAGCATTATCCGTTCTCTGTTCGTAACGGTCGTGATGACGCTTAGCTTTACGGCGATCGGAATGTTTTTAACGGTATGCTCCGCCTATGTGCTGTCCAGGCAGCAGCTGAAGGGACGAAAGCTATTGACCTTCCTGCTCATGGTTACCATGTACTTTACTGCGGGAATCATTCCGGATTATATGCTGATGAGCAGCCTGAAAATACTGGATACGTGGTGGTGCCTGATCCTTCCGTTAACCTTCAGCGCCTATAACTTTTTAATCATGAAGAATTATTTTCAGAACAGCATACCGGATAGTGTGGTGGAATCAGCCTTCATTGACGGGGCTTCCCATGTGAAGATACTTACCAGGATCGTACTGCCGCTGTCAAAGCCAATATTGGCTACCATTGCCTTGTTTTTCGCGGTAGGAAGATGGAACGCATATCAGGATGCATTGTTTTACATAAAACAAAAAACGGATTTGCGTCCTTTACAGCTCAAGCTTTACTATTTGATCATTTCTGCGACGGAATCTCTGCAGTCAGAGGGAGGGGCAGTGGGACAGTTAACGAATCCGGAGGTTATTAAAGCCGCGTGCGTTATTTTCGCAACCATACCTATTGTTGTCGTCTATCCCTTTCTTCAGAAATATTTCGTACAGGGAACGATGATTGGAGCGGTGAAGGGGTGA
- a CDS encoding ABC transporter substrate-binding protein, translating into MKRRLYQKFVAMALTGTMAIGMLTGCGSSQETAAPAEESTAADSAKSAESTEAADSADAQEQDSSSPYTDYSGGFPETVTIQIPVYDRAFEGWNVTDNTYTQWIQKEFGDKYNVNVEYVAVGRSTEVADYMQMLSAGNAPDIIMHYDMPQAVNYYSEGAMQALDLDEIAYYAPTYYANMKDTIDTYGEMDGENYFFFANRPTYYYNWVTLIRQDWLDAVDADMPESMEELNEVAAKWKDAGVGTLGERLLINNFTYYYPFIGSSVDEKELALYSDLAVAPLTWSATEAYLKNLNYQYNNGLTNPEFYLIDDDAKWKADFVSGKVGTYSFYITSGTDTISSLLANDADAKVSVMNTWAGVPEGNNSYYYEYPPYGMIMGINSDCTDEQREAVWMFLEWMSQSDNLFKLQNGVEGESYTLDDNGLAIPVDGYTGEWKRSDNNNKDYWCLVVEAAVYDDDELTYQSRLRDLAPSGYEYLIADSKNYFDTYAQYGLINTAYTKTIEASAENAEDLKKLWQELYVDCATCSEADFDAIYQEACQTYLDAGYQDILDEKQALYDEGSTK; encoded by the coding sequence ATGAAGAGGAGACTCTATCAGAAATTTGTGGCTATGGCACTGACCGGTACTATGGCAATCGGCATGCTGACGGGCTGCGGGAGCAGTCAGGAAACGGCAGCACCGGCAGAAGAGAGTACTGCAGCGGACAGCGCAAAAAGTGCGGAGAGCACTGAGGCTGCGGACAGTGCAGATGCACAGGAGCAGGACAGTTCCTCGCCTTATACGGATTATTCCGGCGGCTTTCCCGAGACGGTTACCATTCAAATTCCCGTATATGACAGAGCTTTCGAAGGTTGGAACGTGACTGACAACACCTATACCCAGTGGATTCAGAAGGAATTCGGAGATAAATATAACGTAAATGTCGAGTATGTAGCGGTAGGACGTTCTACTGAGGTTGCAGACTATATGCAGATGCTCAGTGCCGGGAATGCGCCCGACATCATTATGCACTATGATATGCCTCAGGCTGTAAACTATTATTCCGAGGGAGCTATGCAAGCCCTGGATTTGGACGAAATAGCATATTATGCTCCGACCTACTATGCAAACATGAAGGATACGATTGATACCTACGGTGAGATGGACGGAGAGAATTACTTCTTCTTCGCGAACAGGCCTACCTATTATTATAACTGGGTAACCTTGATCCGGCAGGACTGGCTGGATGCGGTAGATGCGGATATGCCTGAGAGCATGGAGGAATTGAATGAGGTAGCGGCGAAGTGGAAGGATGCAGGGGTTGGGACTCTGGGAGAGAGACTTCTGATCAATAACTTCACTTATTACTATCCTTTTATTGGAAGTTCTGTGGATGAGAAAGAGCTGGCGCTTTATTCCGACCTGGCAGTTGCACCTCTTACATGGTCAGCAACAGAAGCTTATTTGAAGAATTTGAACTATCAATATAACAACGGCCTGACCAATCCTGAATTCTATCTGATAGACGACGACGCAAAATGGAAAGCAGACTTTGTTTCAGGAAAAGTAGGCACCTATTCCTTCTATATTACCAGCGGTACGGATACGATTTCCAGCCTGCTGGCAAACGATGCTGACGCTAAGGTTTCTGTAATGAATACATGGGCGGGAGTTCCTGAAGGAAACAACTCATATTATTATGAGTATCCGCCTTACGGTATGATTATGGGAATCAACTCCGATTGTACGGATGAACAAAGAGAAGCAGTCTGGATGTTCCTCGAATGGATGAGCCAGTCCGATAATCTGTTTAAACTTCAGAACGGTGTAGAGGGAGAATCCTATACGCTGGATGATAATGGATTGGCTATTCCGGTTGACGGCTATACGGGAGAATGGAAACGCTCCGATAATAATAACAAGGATTACTGGTGTCTTGTCGTAGAAGCTGCGGTATACGATGACGATGAGCTTACTTATCAGTCGCGTCTCAGAGATCTGGCTCCGTCAGGCTATGAATATCTGATCGCGGATTCCAAGAATTACTTCGATACTTATGCCCAGTACGGCTTAATCAATACGGCTTATACGAAGACCATCGAAGCTTCTGCGGAAAATGCAGAAGATTTGAAGAAGCTTTGGCAGGAGCTGTATGTGGATTGTGCAACATGTTCAGAAGCAGATTTCGATGCGATTTACCAGGAGGCTTGCCAGACCTATCTGGATGCGGGCTATCAGGATATCCTCGATGAGAAGCAGGCATTATACGACGAGGGTTCCACGAAATAA
- a CDS encoding glycoside hydrolase family 88 protein codes for MLRLVYDKERIEAVIDSIVRRTMNMDLTWDWPCGVAYYGISEAYKKTKKEEYLSLLKDRVDELIDLGLPKVWTVNTCAMGHCLITLYQASREEKYRKIIDSKVEYLRNSALRFGDNVLQHTVSAGNDFPEQAWADTLFMAAFFLLRVGVMDKDETLIEDALNQWYWHIKYLQDPKTGFYYHGYNNISGNHMSGIYWGRANAWAAYTMSQVSGQLPECYLYPKYLDVAGSLNEQLSVLKTVQTKNGLWRTVLDDEESYEEISASAGIAAAMLESGNPLYSKYISKAIEGLLLNVSEEGRVLNVSGGTAVMKDAEGYRGISRSWIQGWGQGLALAFFSALLVSGEIEKDGAL; via the coding sequence ATGTTAAGGCTCGTGTATGATAAGGAAAGAATCGAGGCGGTAATTGACAGTATTGTCAGAAGAACGATGAATATGGACCTCACATGGGATTGGCCCTGCGGAGTAGCTTACTACGGTATAAGTGAAGCTTATAAGAAGACTAAGAAAGAAGAATATTTATCGCTGTTAAAGGACAGAGTGGACGAACTGATCGATCTCGGACTTCCTAAAGTCTGGACGGTGAACACCTGCGCCATGGGTCACTGCCTGATTACGCTGTATCAGGCTTCCAGAGAAGAGAAATACCGCAAGATCATTGACAGCAAGGTAGAATATTTAAGAAATTCTGCTCTCAGATTCGGGGATAATGTGCTCCAGCATACGGTATCAGCGGGCAACGATTTCCCGGAGCAGGCATGGGCGGACACTCTGTTTATGGCAGCTTTCTTTCTCCTCAGAGTAGGTGTGATGGACAAAGACGAAACGCTGATCGAGGATGCGCTGAACCAATGGTACTGGCATATCAAATATCTTCAGGATCCCAAAACCGGTTTTTATTATCATGGCTACAATAACATCTCAGGGAATCATATGTCAGGTATCTATTGGGGGCGGGCAAACGCATGGGCTGCCTATACGATGTCACAGGTATCGGGTCAGCTGCCGGAATGTTATCTGTATCCTAAATATCTGGACGTAGCGGGCTCTCTGAACGAACAGCTATCGGTACTAAAAACGGTGCAGACGAAGAATGGGCTTTGGAGAACAGTGCTGGACGATGAGGAGTCCTATGAAGAAATATCCGCCTCTGCCGGAATTGCAGCGGCTATGCTGGAAAGCGGCAATCCCCTCTACTCCAAATACATCAGCAAAGCAATAGAAGGGCTGCTTTTAAATGTCAGCGAAGAAGGCAGAGTGCTTAACGTATCAGGAGGCACGGCAGTGATGAAGGATGCAGAGGGCTACAGAGGAATCTCGAGAAGCTGGATACAAGGCTGGGGACAAGGGCTGGCACTGGCATTTTTCTCTGCACTGTTAGTATCCGGTGAGATCGAAAAGGACGGTGCATTATAA
- the gnpA gene encoding 1,3-beta-galactosyl-N-acetylhexosamine phosphorylase, whose protein sequence is MEAQKGGFTLPGEAGYEELTLKMAKKWGADVIRDSDGTVLSEKILKAGYGIYSTICIIRDHNEWAKKNINKLQQTFLCTPPAVAGGEEMCTAGMSIGLLDSFFKEQFRVNDSEDSFKYWQVYDRTTNVLLDKKDWIYNKDDESVIILTAIPWHKYTVNFMVYRVWEEISMYNHTTNHWDKEHLMPIEPRYPETQEYMLSWMKDWCEAHPDTTVVRFTSMFYNFAWIWGSSERNRNLFSDWGSYDYTVSVPALDAFAEKYGYFMTAEDFINKGRLHVTHMPPDSRKRDWMDFINDFVISFGKKLIDIVHSYGKQAYVFYDDSWVGIEPYNGRFREFGFDGLIKCVFSGFEARLCAGVEVPVHELRLHPYLFPVGLGGAPTFMDGGTPALEAKRFWNNVRRALLREPVERIGLGGYLHLVENYPDFSDYIEKTAEEFRLIKRIHRSGKPYVIGTKAAVLHTWGRYRSWTLSGHFHETSMHDLIHINEALSGLPIEVSFISFEDVKNGALNDVDVVINAGYAGSAWSGAEAWRDEEIVSLLTKWVYEGGTYLGVNEPSAVEGYDTFFRMAHVLGVDKDTGERVCHGRWAFHSDGEGILPEGVCIRPKENLYLTDGMTKVLLADGDKPLLTLHECGRGKGIYMAGFEVNSINTRMLYQLIRYAGGEGITGKYMTDNPYTECAYYPESRQLVIINNSGEEQEAAVETEEGVKKVVLESYETRFVTL, encoded by the coding sequence ATGGAGGCACAAAAAGGCGGATTTACCCTTCCCGGTGAAGCGGGATATGAAGAATTGACATTGAAAATGGCGAAAAAATGGGGAGCGGACGTTATCAGGGACAGTGACGGAACCGTGCTGTCGGAGAAGATTTTGAAGGCGGGTTACGGTATCTATTCCACAATATGTATCATCAGAGATCATAATGAATGGGCGAAGAAAAATATAAATAAGCTGCAGCAGACATTTTTGTGTACGCCTCCGGCGGTGGCCGGGGGAGAAGAAATGTGTACCGCCGGAATGTCTATCGGACTTCTGGACAGCTTTTTCAAAGAGCAGTTTCGTGTCAATGACAGTGAAGATTCTTTTAAGTATTGGCAGGTTTATGACAGGACCACTAATGTGCTATTGGATAAGAAGGACTGGATATATAATAAAGATGACGAAAGTGTCATAATTTTAACAGCCATTCCCTGGCATAAATATACGGTCAACTTTATGGTATACCGGGTATGGGAAGAGATTTCCATGTATAACCATACCACGAACCATTGGGACAAGGAGCACTTGATGCCCATAGAGCCTCGATATCCGGAAACGCAGGAATATATGCTTTCATGGATGAAGGACTGGTGCGAGGCTCATCCTGATACGACGGTGGTACGATTTACATCCATGTTCTACAATTTCGCATGGATATGGGGAAGCAGCGAAAGAAACCGGAATTTATTCAGCGATTGGGGTTCCTATGATTATACTGTAAGCGTGCCGGCTTTGGATGCCTTTGCCGAAAAATACGGGTATTTCATGACTGCAGAGGATTTTATCAATAAGGGCAGACTGCACGTTACACATATGCCCCCAGATTCCCGTAAAAGAGACTGGATGGATTTCATCAACGACTTTGTCATCAGTTTTGGTAAAAAGCTTATCGATATTGTACACAGCTACGGAAAACAGGCGTATGTTTTCTACGATGATAGCTGGGTAGGCATCGAGCCTTATAATGGAAGGTTCCGGGAATTTGGCTTCGACGGCCTGATCAAATGCGTATTCTCCGGGTTCGAAGCAAGGCTTTGTGCGGGCGTGGAGGTGCCGGTTCATGAGCTGAGGCTTCATCCTTATCTTTTTCCCGTGGGATTGGGCGGAGCCCCGACCTTTATGGATGGAGGAACGCCCGCTTTGGAGGCGAAACGGTTCTGGAATAACGTACGCAGAGCCTTGCTGCGGGAGCCGGTGGAGAGAATAGGTTTGGGAGGTTACCTCCATTTAGTGGAGAACTATCCTGACTTTTCAGATTATATAGAAAAGACAGCGGAAGAATTCCGTCTTATCAAGAGAATTCACCGTTCAGGGAAGCCGTATGTTATAGGAACGAAAGCCGCGGTATTGCACACATGGGGGAGATACCGCTCATGGACGCTGTCCGGGCATTTTCATGAAACCTCTATGCACGATTTGATACATATCAATGAGGCTTTATCCGGATTGCCTATAGAGGTATCATTCATTTCTTTTGAGGATGTAAAAAACGGGGCGCTTAACGATGTCGACGTAGTTATAAACGCAGGTTATGCCGGCAGCGCATGGAGCGGAGCAGAAGCATGGAGAGATGAGGAGATCGTGAGCCTTCTGACAAAATGGGTGTACGAAGGAGGTACCTATCTCGGCGTAAACGAGCCTTCTGCTGTGGAGGGCTATGATACCTTTTTCCGGATGGCTCATGTGCTGGGCGTGGATAAGGACACCGGCGAACGGGTATGCCATGGCAGATGGGCCTTTCATAGCGACGGAGAAGGAATACTGCCCGAAGGCGTGTGCATAAGACCTAAAGAGAATCTTTACCTGACGGACGGGATGACCAAGGTTCTTCTGGCCGACGGGGATAAGCCCCTTTTGACTCTGCACGAATGCGGAAGAGGAAAGGGAATCTATATGGCAGGCTTCGAGGTGAATTCGATTAATACCCGTATGCTTTATCAGCTCATCCGCTACGCCGGAGGGGAAGGAATTACCGGGAAATATATGACGGATAACCCATATACGGAATGCGCCTATTATCCGGAGAGCAGGCAGTTGGTAATTATTAATAACAGCGGGGAGGAACAGGAGGCAGCTGTGGAGACGGAAGAAGGGGTGAAAAAAGTTGTATTGGAGTCTTACGAGACCCGGTTTGTGACACTGTAA
- a CDS encoding sugar phosphate isomerase/epimerase family protein has product MKIGVRAHDYGRREIAQMAEVLEREGYQSVQLALPKAFSSIQSYEYIAEKELYEIAEEFGKRGIEIAVLGCYMDLGNPDVSVREAAVRTFRRCLGFSKSIGARLTGSETAYSHLTKLEKQRWFPFMMDSLKRLTEEAERLNTWMGIEPVAWHPLDSADTAAEVIRDLKSDHVKIIFDPVNVLERPGEVLQEAYWRRCFKELGPYIETIHLKDFTVGENGKYCPKLLGEGVMDFGVLKEWMKGHPDIPVLREEMDPETAGRDIAFMKRLYR; this is encoded by the coding sequence ATGAAGATAGGCGTCAGAGCACATGATTATGGAAGGCGAGAAATTGCGCAGATGGCAGAGGTTCTGGAGCGTGAGGGATATCAGTCTGTGCAGCTTGCGCTTCCGAAGGCTTTTTCTTCCATACAGTCCTATGAGTATATTGCGGAAAAAGAGCTGTATGAGATTGCTGAGGAGTTCGGCAAACGGGGAATCGAGATCGCGGTGTTAGGCTGCTATATGGATCTGGGAAATCCGGACGTCTCGGTAAGAGAGGCGGCGGTGAGAACTTTCAGGAGATGTCTGGGCTTTTCCAAAAGCATAGGCGCAAGGCTTACCGGCTCCGAGACGGCATATTCTCATCTGACGAAGCTGGAAAAGCAGAGATGGTTTCCTTTTATGATGGACAGTTTGAAACGGCTGACCGAGGAGGCAGAGCGGCTGAATACGTGGATGGGAATCGAGCCCGTGGCATGGCATCCTCTGGACAGTGCAGATACGGCTGCAGAGGTCATAAGAGATCTGAAAAGTGATCATGTAAAAATAATCTTCGATCCGGTGAACGTGCTGGAGAGGCCTGGTGAGGTCTTGCAGGAGGCATATTGGAGACGCTGCTTCAAGGAGCTTGGGCCTTATATAGAGACGATACATTTGAAGGATTTTACAGTGGGGGAAAACGGGAAATATTGTCCGAAGCTGCTTGGAGAAGGTGTTATGGACTTTGGAGTGCTTAAAGAGTGGATGAAGGGACATCCCGATATTCCGGTGCTGCGGGAGGAGATGGACCCTGAGACAGCAGGGCGGGACATCGCTTTTATGAAAAGACTTTACCGGTAG